Genomic segment of Coffea arabica cultivar ET-39 chromosome 1e, Coffea Arabica ET-39 HiFi, whole genome shotgun sequence:
ACTCGACTCTTGATTTAGGAGCACCAGTATTTAAGAGTCTTGAATACaaagagaatgtcgtgaacaTCCTGCTGAGATTTTTGCTAACATCTACGATGCGAGTAATAGGCTACAACAACAACTCTAAAAAGCATCATTCAACCGAAGCGCACTACCTTATATGCATAAAAACCCAAACTCTAAGCGAAGCTTCACTTGCAGCAGCAAGAATGAGCCGCGCCGTCCCTTCTCTTTTTCATATTTACTCGCTCTTCTTTTGACTGCATCAGCCGTATTGAGTAGTCCATACAAACAAAAACAGCAGTTACTATCAATGAGCGACACTGTCCCTTCTCGTTTTTCAGTCCTATTCAGCCTATTTTTGAATGCATCATCTGTACCTAGCGTCAGTCCATACAAACGGAAACAGCAGGAGTGATTGGTTTGTTGGACTCTTATTTGTTCAATTTGATCATTGCGGCAGCCACCCTCTCATCAGTGATCATTTTGTGGCTATCATAGAAATCTAATATCTCGATTGCAATGTTTTTCACCTGCCAAAACCAACATGTTTTATTAATCAGAgcacaaaattgaaagcaacaTTTGAATCACAAGCACTCATGCTTCATGCTGCTAGACGATATCTGTCAGCATGGGTATTGCATCTCTTTCACCTTTAacaaaaataacccaaaaaaaaaatgttattgctCATATTTTGCTATGAAATCAATGCTTCCAAATGCTATTCTTGTGTAGCAAATAGGTTGAGTAATAAAACTGCTATTATCCAACTTGGCTCACTTATCACCTGGTAAGTTGGTAACCATTTACCAGAAACACTGCATTGGCAGAAATATGTCTGTGCTTGTGAAGTTTCAAAGTAACTGCAAAAAGATCTAACTTTCTACTTTCTAACAAAAGAAGGACCACATCTATCTAACTTGGGTGGTACCTGGGGATTACACGTAGTGATATGGTTGAGATACTGCATAATATACAGATCAACCGTTTAGTTTCACAATGCCAAGGGTTCTGGACAAAACTGGGTTCAGCCCATTAAATGCAACTAGTTGATGCCATTAAATGGATAGAAAATTTAATCTACTGATGCATCCACAGATAAAATAGATGAATGAAAAGGTCAactttaaaaaaacaaaaaaaaaaaagcactggACTTACCACATTCATATCAACCCGAAGCTCTTCAAACCAGGCAGTGTTTTCTTTATCTTTAAGCACACTTGCAATATATATGCAGGCTAGTGCAATCAAGTGCGGAGGATGTACAAGAATCAGATCCATCTTATAGGTGTCATTGACAATTCCCCTGTATCATTAGAAATTTTAAACCAATATCatcaattatttcacaatataTTCTCCATTTCTACCAACGACTTCACATTATAAAACATATGAAGTGCATGTACTCTGTATTTAGTTCTCCTTCCCTTTTCTCtattggaaagaaaaatggcaGAGGCACAAAAGAACTTCATCATAACTTTGTCCTAGATGACATTCTTATATGAAAATGTCTCATCTATATCCTCGGGGAATAGACGGACTACTTTGGAACTTAGGCACCTGTTTAGTTATTTCTCGAAACAGACCAATCCACCTACTGGGTTTTCATACTACACATTTAAACTCCACCCTAATCATATATTTACTACTGGAACACTATGAAAGAATGAATGGTTTGATTTACACATTCTATCAAATAGAAACCACATGCCAAGAGATGTTGACAATTGAGCAGCAGGAAGAAGGAACTCTACAACTGGCATCAAGTCAATATATAGAAATTAAAAGATTATGTACAGATGCAAGTTAAAACAGGTTAATGGAACATCCACACATTCGAAGTTGCAAAAATAACAAACGGAAATTAGACAAGCTATAAACAGTTAAGTTACCAAGTTAACTGAGTTGTGTCGCCCATGTTTGCATCCTGCAGCAACCTGACAGGTAAAGTTCCAGGGAAGACAATGAGTAAAGTTACCAAATATTGTCATGAAACAAATGTATAACAATGAACATTAAATCATTCAACTGTAAGCTGTTCCCAGTAAAAACAATACTGGGGTCTTTGAAGATGTTGTGCATTATGTGGCACTTACAATAATAAAAGGCAAGACAGAGCTCAAATTAGTTCATATAGGTAACAAAATGGAAACTAAcgatcaacaaaaaaaaaaacacacatcCTCAAATGGAAAGAGAGGGAGATGATGAGTATGAAATTTGAGCTATTCTAGATGTTGAGTTGTACCCTTTAGCCTTTCCTTATCAACAATACAGCTAACGCTCAACAACTAAATCACCATATAGCAAGTCAAAACTGATTGCAGGATAGAAGAAAATTAAAAGTTGGGGACTCTGAAGGTCAATTAAACATCCTAGAGATTCTGGTTTGTTTGTCCAATTCTGGGTGCTGCCGAGCCTATGCATCTATTTTGTTAGATTCAAGTGGCCCTGCTTTGTAATTCACCTGTTACAttcaacaaaattttattaaagtCCCAGTGCCAgaaatattttgtttaaaataacAGAAGAAAAGCTAAGAATACAAATATCCTCATTTGtaaatttatttactttagcTCAAGGATTAGAGGACTAAATACATATCCAACTCATGGGCTTCCAAAGCGTATGAGAATTTATGCAACAGCAACATCATCATTATGAGATTTCCAACATCTATCCTCATAGCTAAATATGCAAGTCTATCCAAATCCTGagaattaatacaaaaactaatTGAAAAAGAGATAAAATTCTGGCCCACAAGCATCTTTGTACAAGAGAatgcaaaacttgacaaagctGAATTTTCATGGGCAACATAGGGTTCCTATAATTATACGCATACTTACTGAGACAATGCACGATATGGATGGAATACGACAAGATAATAATTTAGGGCTTCCAGAATTTTCATCTCCATTTCAAGTATGTCTTTAATTTCATATCTGTACTTATCATCCGAATCTGCAAAGACAGATAGCGAACTCTCATAAGTTGACAACATACTTTGCTATAAAAACAAGCTTCAGACGAAAGCAATTtgcaaatcaattaaaacaacaGAAAGCAATCTGCTATCAGTCTCAATTCGAGCTACTTACGTAATTTCTTAATGTAAAATACT
This window contains:
- the LOC113713471 gene encoding cyclin-C1-2, producing the protein MAANFWTSSHYKQLLDPEEVDGVHQIDKERGISIEDFKLIKLHMANYIAKLAQNVKVRQRVVATAITYMRRVYVRRALTEYDPRLVAPTCLYLASKAEESTVQARLLVFYIKKLHSDDKYRYEIKDILEMEMKILEALNYYLVVFHPYRALSQLLQDANMGDTTQLTWGIVNDTYKMDLILVHPPHLIALACIYIASVLKDKENTAWFEELRVDMNVVKNIAIEILDFYDSHKMITDERVAAAMIKLNK